In Paramisgurnus dabryanus chromosome 7, PD_genome_1.1, whole genome shotgun sequence, the following are encoded in one genomic region:
- the osgn1 gene encoding oxidative stress induced growth inhibitor 1, giving the protein MELCKEETLSDDVLPVVIVGNGPSGICLSYLLSGHTPYLSPDGFHPNPILHNKLSENPNLSLFDQDLEYLCEGVEGRSSNPVAVLFDALLLPDGDFGVDCPSPLVWQYEPERAVPHLVLGKGPPGGAWHAMEGSMFTLSLANWMELPGLKLKDWVRDKRRNVRNDRATPAEIASYYQHYVNKMGLEKRFACGTTVTSVHQVSLDSGRTVWKIQGLQRRSKVGEGQEEAEVPFSVHAENVVLATGTHDIPARLGVQGENLPYVCHSFWELEAAISSGHLDCASEPVLVVGAGLTAADAVLAAHHLNTPVYHAFRRPVTDPGLIFNQLPKVLYPEYHKVHQMMSQQQHKMNETVVNLSNHPIVSPADGTSYPGYLSFPKHRVVEFKPDGKCVLEGEGGLQTALQVSMALVLIGSHANLSFLPEDGHSLALEPEEPISCRRNPLDVDPYTYECVKEPGMYAMGPLVGENFVRFLKGGALAIACDIVRKRKTKRQSATENCVTSLLNNCTLEA; this is encoded by the exons ATGGAGCTTTGTAAAGAGGAAACTTTATCTGATGATGTTCTGCCTGTTGTCATTGTTG GTAATGGGCCATCAGGGATTTGTCTTTCTTATTTGCTGTCGGGACACACACCTTACCTTTCCCCGGACGGCTTTCACCCCAACCCTATTTTGCATAACAAACTCTCAGAAAATCCCAATCTGTCTTTGTTTGACCAG GATCTCGAATACCTGTGTGAGGGTGTGGAGGGTCGTTCATCAAACCCTGTGGCCGTGCTTTTTGATGCCCTTTTGCTCCCTGACGGTGACTTTGGAGTTGACTGCCCTTCACCGCTTGTATGGCAGTACGAGCCAGAAAGGGCCGTACCCCATCTTGTATTGGGAAAGGGGCCACCTGGTGGGGCCTGGCAT GCTATGGAGGGCTCGATGTTTACTCTCAGCCTGGCTAACTGGATGGAACTTCCTGGTCTGAAGCTGAAAGACTGGGTGAGAGATAAAAGAAG aaaTGTACGTAACGACCGAGCCACACCGGCTGAGATTGCGTCTTACTACCAGCACTATGTGAATAAAATGGGCCTGGAGAAGAGATTTGCTTGCGGCACGACCGTGACCTCCGTCCATCAGGTTTCACTCGACTCCGGCCGCACCGTTTGGAAGATCCAAGGCCTCCAGAGGAGATCCAAGGTTGGTGAAGGACAGGAAGAAGCTGAGGTCCCTTTCTCCGTTCACGCTGAAAACGTGGTGCTCGCTACAGGAACCCACGACATCCCCGCGCGTCTTGGCGTGCAGGGCGAGAATCTTCCCTATGTGTGCCACAGCTTCTGGGAGCTGGAGGCCGCCATTTCCTCCGGCCATTTGGATTGCGCCTCGGAGCCGGTTCTCGTGGTGGGTGCTGGGCTGACGGCGGCAGACGCCGTCCTTGCGGCTCACCACTTGAACACGCCTGTATATCACGCCTTTCGGCGACCCGTGACCGATCCGGGTCTCATCTTCAACCAGTTGCCCAAAGTCCTCTACCCTGAGTACCACAAAGTGCATCAGATGATGAGCCAACAGCAGCACAAAATGAATGAGACTGTGGTGAATCTTTCCAATCATCCCATCGTTTCACCTGCGGATGGCACGAGTTACCCAGGTTATCTCAGTTTCCCTAAGCACCGGGTGGTTGAGTTTAAGCCGGATGGGAAATGTGTTCTAGAGGGTGAAGGAGGGCTTCAAACCGCTCTGCAGGTCTCGATGGCGCTCGTTTTGATCGGGTCACATGCAAACCTGTCTTTTCTCCCAGAAGACGGTCACTCGTTGGCTCTGGAACCAGAAGAGCCAATTAGCTGTCGACGAAACCCATTAGATGTTGATCCATACACGTACGAGTGCGTTAAGGAGCCGGGGATGTATGCCATGGGACCGCTGGTGGGTGAAAACTTTGTGCGCTTCCTTAAAGGCGGCGCTTTGGCTATCGCGTGTGACATTGTGCGTAAACGCAAAACGAAACGACAAAGTGCAACAGAGAATTGTGTTACAAGCTTGTTGAACAATTGCACCTTAGAGGCATAA